One Burkholderia gladioli genomic window, GGTCGCTGCCATATAGCTCGAAATCGGTCCAGAGCGTGGTGCCGAGCACGCGAAAGCGTCCATCCGGCGCGTGGTAGACGCCGCGATTGAGGTAATGGACCTGGTCGAGCGTGCGCGCCGTGTCGCGCATCGCGGCTTCGAGCGCGCCGAAATCGCCGTCGTAATACTCGTGGTTGCCGGGCACGTAGATCACCGGCACCTCGGCGTCGAAGGTTTCGGCGGCCCAGCGCAGGCCTTCCGCGTGATTGTGGATATCGCCGGCCAGCACCACCAGGTCGGCCGCCGCGCCCGGGATCGCCTCGGGGGTATTGCCTTCGAGATGGAGGTCGGACAGCACGCGCACGCGGATCGACATGGGGGCTCCTGGGGACGGTCGCGGTATCGAGGGGGAGGGGGGGCAGGGCGGGGCGCGTCCGGCTGCGCGCGCCGCGCCGCCGCCTGCCGGGTCAGCGCAGTACCTTGCCCGGGTTCAGCAACTGGTGCGGATCGAGCGCGCGCTTGAGCGTCTTCATCAGCTCGATCTCGACCGGCGACTTGTAGCGCTGCGCGTCGTCGATCTTCAACTGCCCGATGCCGTGCTCGGCGCTGATCGTGCCGTGGTGACGATGCACGTTGTCGTAGACGACGCGATTGATCGGCTTCTGGAACTCGGCCAGGAAGGCCTTCGGGTCGCCTCCCTCGGGCGTCTGCACGTTGTAGTGCAGGTTGCCGTCGCCGAGGTGGCCGAAGGTGACCATCCGCGCGCCCGGGGCGACCTGCTGGATCGCCGCGTCGGTTTCGTCGATGAAGCGCGCGATCGAGGAGATCGGCACGGCGATGTCGTGCTTGATGTTGAGCCCCTCGTCGGCCTGCGCGAGCGGGATGTGCTCGCGCAGGTCCCAGAACGCGCGCGACTGCGCCAGGTTTTCCGCCACCACCGCATCGACCACCAGCCCCGCGTCGAAGGCCTCGGCCATCATCGATTCGAACAGCGCGCGCGCGTGTTCCTCGCTCTCGTTGTCGGACAGCTCGAGCAGGACCGTCTGTGCATGGGTGGTCGAGAACGGGTAGCGCAACTGCGGATAATGCTTGCCGACCAGGCGCATGCAGAAATCGGACATCAGCTCGAAGCCGGTCAGCAGCGGGCCGGCGCAACGCTGGGCCAGTGCCAGGAAGTCGAGCGCGGCATGCGGCGATTCGAGCGCGGCGAGCGCCGTGACCTGGGCGGCCGGGCGCGGATGCAGCTTCATCACGGCGGCGGTGATGATGCCCAGCGTGCCCTCGGCGCCGATGTAGAGATCGCGCAGGTCGTAGCCGGTGTTGTCCTTGCGCAGGCCGCGCAGGCCGTGCCAGATCTCGCCCTGCGGCGTGACCACTTCCAGGCCCAGGCACAGCTCGCGCGTGTTGCCGTAGCGCAGCACGGCGGTGCCGCCGGCATTGGTCGAGAGATTGCCGCCGATCGTGCAGCTGCCTTCGGCGGCCAGGCTCAGCGCGAACAGGCGCCCGGCTTCCTGCGCGCGCGCCTGCACCTCGGCGAGGATCACGCCGGCCTCCACCGTGATGGTGTTGTTGTGCGCATCGAGCTCGCGCACGCGATTCAGGCGCGCCAGGCTCAGCACCGCCTGGGTGCCGCTGTCGTCGGGCGTGGCGCCGCCGGCCAGGCCGGTGTTGCCGCCCTGCGGCACGATCGCGACGCGGTGCTCGGCGGCCAGTTTCACGATCGCCGCCACCTCGTCGGTGCTGCCGGGGCGCAGCACCGCGCAGGCCGTGCCGCGGTAGCGCTTGCGCCAGTCGGTCAGGAACGGCGCCGTGTCGTGCGCGTCGCTCAGCACGTGGTCCGCGCCGATCGCGGCGCGGCAGGCATCGAGGAAGGCGGAGGAGGTGGTCATCGCGGGAGTCTCGAAGGGGAGGGGCGCGGCATCAGGGGCGGCGCCGCGCGGATTTGGTATTGTCGCCTGCCTGGGCAGGCCTTGCGCCGGCCTTGGGGCGGGCGGCGCCAGCCGGCGCTTCGGCGGGTGTCGTGCCCTGTCTGGCCGCTTGCTTCGCCGCTCGCTTGAAGGGCGCCACATAGGCCAGCGCGGCCGCGAAGAAGCCGGCCGCCAGCAGCAGCTCCAGCCAGCCGAGCCGCGCCGACAGTCCGCCGTCGGTCATGCCGCGCACGACGCCCTCGGCGACATAGAGCAGGATCAGCATCGACGCCCATTGCAGCGTGTACACGCTGCGCCGCCACACGCCCGGCAGCATCAGCGCGAGCGGCACCGCCTTGAGCATCAGGGCCGAGCCGCCGGGACGCAGCGGCGCGAGCCACAGCTCCCAGGCGATCGACAGCGCGATCAGCGCGACCAGGCAGCCGGCCGCGGCCAGCGCGAAGGCGGGGCGGGCGGCGGCCGGGGCGCTCATTGCGGATCGGCCAGGCGCAGCGCGGCGCGTGCCAGCCGGTTGCCGAGCGCGACGGCCAGCGTCTTTTCGTCGACCGAGATGCCCTGGCGCGAGGCCGGCGCGCCGCTGCGCGCGTGATGCGAGGCGCCGTAGGGCGTGCCGCCGCCGTCGGTGGTGGTCAGTGCGCTTTCGGTATAGGGGATGCCGACGATCAGCATGCCGTGGTGCAGCAGCGGCAGCATCATCGACAGCAAGGTCGATTCCTGGCCGCCGTGCAGGCTGCCGGTGGAGGTGAACACGCAACCGGGCTTGCCGGCCAGCGCGCCCGACAGCCATTGCGGGGTGGTGCCGTCGAGGAAATACTTGAGCGGCGCGGCCATGTTGCCGAAGCGGGTCGGCGAGCCGAGTGCCAGGCCCGCGCATTCCTCCAGGTCGCGCAGCTCCGCGTAGGGCGGGCCGTCGGACGGAATCTCGGGCGACGTTGCCTCGCAGACGGTGGACACGGGCGGCACGGTGCGGATCCGCGCCTGCGCGCCGGGCACCGCGTCGATGCCGGCGGCGATCGCCAGGGCCAGCTCGCGCGTCGCGCCGTGGCGGCTGTAGTAGAGCACCAGGATGTCTTTCATAAGCCTCTTGAGTGAGCGGCTATTATAGGGGGTGCGACCGCCGCGACGCGTGGCGGCACGCCTGCAGCCCGAAGGAGAAAGCCGTTGCCGAAGCTGAGTGTTGATCTGGTCACGATCCGGCGTCTTGCCCGATTCGCCGCGAAGCGCGGCGCCGAGGACCGTATTCCGCAGGTCGCGGGCAGCCTGACCTTCACCACGATCCTCGCGGTGGTGCCGCTGGTGACGGTCGCGTTCGCGCTGTTCACGGCCTTCCCGATGTTCTCCTCGTTCCAGTCCTCGCTGCAGGGCTTCCTGGCCGACCACCTGATGCCGGCCCAGATCAACAACCAGATCTTCAAGTACCTGAACCAGTTCTCGGCCAAGGCCAAGGGCCTGACGACGGCCGGCCTGATCGTGCTGGTGGTCACCTCGGTGATGACGATGATGACCATCGAGTCGGCCTTCAACGTGATCTGGCGCGTGAGGAAGTCGCGGCCCTTCGCGCAGCGCGTGCTGGCCTACTGGGCCTTCATCACGCTGGCGCCATTGCTGTTCGGCATCAGCCTGTCGATCTCCTCCTACCTGTTCACCAAGTCGCTGGCGATCGCCGGCGCACCGGGCGCGACCACCTCGGTCGAATGGCTGCTGACGGCCGCCTCGCTGCCGCTGACGGTGCTGGCCTTCACCCTGCTGTATGTCTATCTGCCGAATTGCACGGTGGCCTGGCGCGATGCCGTGGTGGGCGGGATCTGCGCGGCGATCGCCTTCGAGCTGGCCAAGCGCGGCTTCGGTTATTACGTGCGGCGCATCCCGACCTACACGGCCGTCTATGGCGCCTTCGCGGCGGTGCCGCTGTTCCTGCTGTGGATGTACCTGAGCTGGCTGATCACGCTGGCGGGGGCGATGGTGGCCTCGGCGCTGCCGGTGATCCGGATCGGGCAGTTCCACCGGGTCGCCTATCCGGGCAGCGACCTGCTCGACGCGCTGGCCCTGCTGGCGCGCCTGGCCGACGCGCAGGAGGCCGGCAAGCCGGGCCATTCGGCGGCGCGCCTGGCCGTGATGGTGCGCTGCGGCATGGAAACCGCGCAGCGCTTGCTGGCGGCGATGGAGGATCGAGAGTGGGTGGCGCGGCTGGAGGGCGGCGACATCGCCGTGTCGCGCTACGTGCTGCTGGCCAATCCCGAGCGTTTGACGGTGTCGCAACTGTTCGATGCCTTCGTGGTGGATCGCGACGAGCTGCTGTACCAGGTGCAGCGCGGCCGGCCCTCGATCGACGGCGAGCGGCTGGTGGCGGCGCTCACGGGCGAGCGGCTGGGGGCGACGCTGGCGCAGTTGCTGGTGAAGCGCGGCGAGGCGCTGGCTGAGGAGCGCGGCGAGCAGGCCGGCGCCGCTGCCGCGGCGCCGCCGAAAACGGCCTGAGCGCGGCCTGAAAACTGTCCCGGTTTGCGGCTGGCGGCCGTCGCGGCTGTTGGGAGCCGCGGGAAATGCATACGGCCCGCGATCGACTGCCGGTGCCGCACCCGACCGAGGCGCGGACCTTACAAGGAGATTCGACCCAGGCAGATGTCCTTGAACATCACCCAGTCGCCCATCAGGCTGTAGATCGGGTGCCGGAAGGTGGCCGGGCGATTCTTCTCGAAGAAGAAGTGGCCGACCCAGGCAAAGCCGTAGCCGCAGACGACGGCGGCGGGCAGCCAGCCCCAGTGGCCGGTCGCGACGGCCATCGCGAGGCAGCCGATCACGCCCAGCGAGCCGACGAAATGCAGGCGGCGGGAAACCAGGTTGCGGTGTTCGTTGAGGTAGAACGGGTAGAACTGCGCGAAATTGGCGAAATGTTCGCCCTGGGCGGTCTGGCTCATGGCTGTCTCCCGCGGGCGGCATGCCCGTCGCGACGCAGGCTTCATTGTGCGGCGAGGGCCGCCGGTCCGCAACCGGCCGCCGCATCGCCCGAACCCCTCGCCGCGCGAGATCCTCGACCCGGCGCATCGCCCGCGGCGGCTTGTGCGGCGGGCCGCGCGCTTTCCTTTTGATGGGCTTTCCGCTAGCATCGGAAGCCGGTTAAGTACCATCCAGTTTTTGGGGGCGAGAATGCGCGTCAGCGATATTCTGAAAGTCAAGGGCAACACGCTGTACACGGTGACGCCCGATATGCCGCTGCGCGAGGCAGTCGACACGATGGCCGAGCGCGATATCGGCTCGCTGGTCGTGATGGAGTATGGCGACCTGGTCGGCATCCTGACCTTCCGCGAGATCATCCTGCGGCTGAAGGAAAACGGCGGCGCGATCGGCGACGTGCAGGTCCGCAAGGTCATGGACGATCCGCTCACCTGCACGCCGGAAACGGACGTCAACGAGGTGCGCCGGATGATGCTCGAGCGTCACGCGCGCTACATGCCGGTGCTCGAGAAGCGCGTGCTGATGGGCGTGATCTCGTTCTACGACGTCGCCAAGACGGTGGTGGAAGCGCAGAGCTTCGAGAATCGTATGCTCAAGGCCTATATCCGCGACTGGCCGCCCGAGCCGGACGGCGAGGTTCACCACAAGCCGGTGGCGAGCTGAACTGAATCATCGGCGGCGCGATGGCGTTCGCCGCAAGCCGCAGCGGCGAACCGCGCGGCGCCGACATTCCCGGTGCGCTGGCGAGCCGCGCATCCTTTCACGGCCGGTATGCGCGAGCGTGCCGGCCGTTTTCGATCCGACACTGACCGCGCGTGCGGCGTCGCAGCCGCGCGCCCCGAGCGCATGAGCGATTCAACACACACCAATACCGAACGGCGCAACGAACGCCACGCCCACACCTCGCAGTTCGATCTGCTTCGTCAGCGGCGCTTCGCGCCATTCTTCGCCACGCAGTTCTTCGGCGCGCTGAACGACAACGTCTTCAAGATCGGCTTCACCTCCCTGATCACCTACCAGAGCGCGAAATTCAGCGGCGTCGACCCGAAGACGGCGGCCTTCCTGATCTCGGCGGTGTTCATCCTGCCCTTCATGCTGTTCTCGGCCACCTCGGGCCAGATCGCCGACAAGTACGACAAGGCGCGGCTCACGCGCTTCGTGAAGAGCTTCGAGATCGCGCTGATGCTGGTGGGCGCGGCCGGCTTCGTGACCCATACCGCGGCGCTGCTCTATCTCTGCACCTTCATGATGGGCATGCATTCGACGCTGTTCGGCCCGGTCAAGTATTCCTACCTGCCGCAGCACCTGAGCGACCAGGAGCTGGTGGGCGGCAACGGGCTGGTCGAGATGGGCACCTTCATCGCGATCCTGATCGGCACCATCATCGGCGGCGCGGCGGCCGGCATCGACGGGCGCGGCGAGCTGCTGCTGGCGGTGAGCTGCGTGCTGATCGCGGTGATCGGGCGGGGCGTGGCCTCGGGCGTGCCGCACACGCCGGCGCCGCAGCCCGAGCTGAAGATCAACTGGAACCCGGTTTCCGAAACCTGGCGCAATCTGAAGCTGGCGGGGCAGAACCGCACCGTGTTCCTGAGCCTGCTGGGCATCTCCTGGCTGTGGTTCGTCGGCGCGACCTTCCTGACCTCGTTCTTCGGCTTCGCCAAGGACGTGCTGTCGGCCAATCCCGACGTGGTGACGGTGCTGCTGGCCACCTTCTCGATCGGCATCGGCCTGGGCTCGATCCTCTGCGAGCGGCTCTCGCGGCGGCGCGTCGAGATCGGCCTGGTGCCGCTCGGCTCGATCGGCATCAGCGTGTTCGCGATCGATCTCTATTTCGCCAGCCACGCGCTGCCGGCCCAGACGCACCTGCTCAGCGTCGGCGAATTCCTCGGCCAGGCCGCCCACTGGCGCGTGCTGGCCGACCTGTTCCTGCTCGCGATGTTCGGCGGCTTCTACAGCGTGCCGCTCTATGCGCTGATCCAGAGCCGCAGCGCGCCGACCCACCGCGCGCGGATCATCGCCGCCAACAACATCCTCAATTCGCTGTTCATGGTGGTCTCGGCGCTGATGGCGATGGCGCTGACCCACGCCGGCGTCGGCATCCCGGGCCTGTTCCTGGTCACCGGCCTGCTCAACGTGCTGGTCGCCACCTATATCTACTCGCTGGTGCCTGAATTCCTGCTGCGCTTCGTGGCCTGGGTGCTGGTGCATACCTTCTACCGGATCCGGCTGGTGCATGCCGAGCGGATTCCCGAAACCACCGGGGCGGTGCTGGTCTGCAACCACGTCAGCTATGTCGACGCGCTGGTGATCGCCGCGGCCAGCCCGCGGCCGATCCGCTTCGTGATGGATCACCGGATCTTCCGCGCGCGCTTCGCGAGCTGGGCGTTCCGCCACGCCAAGGCGATCCCGATCGCGCCGCGCCACGAGGACCCGGCCATGCTGGAGCGCGCCTACGCGGCTTGCGAGGCCGCGCTGAAGGAGGGCGAGCTGGTCTGCATCTTCCCCGAGGGCAAGCTGACCAAGACCGGCGACATCAACACCTTCCATCACGGCGTGAGCGAGATCCTGCGCCGCGTCGAGGCGCCCGTGGTGCCGATGGCATTGCGCGGGCTGTGGGGCAGCTGGTTCTCGCGCCATGGCGATGCGCGCTGGCCGCGGCCGATGCGCAAGGGCGCGATGAGCCGGCTGACGCTGGCGGTCGGCGAGCCGATCGCGGCCTCGGCGGCCACGCCCGACATGCTGCAGCAGGCGGTGAGCGAGCTGCGCGGCGCGCGCAAGTAAGGCGGGGCAGGGCCTTGCGTGCCGGCCCGAGTCGCCGCGGGTGAAGGCTTCATGAAAGCTGGGTCGGTCGCGCGGCCGTCCCCGGCGCGGCGCGCCTCCCGCGATGGCCGGGGCGGCTGGCATAATAGCGGTTTCCCCGACTTTTTCTCTGGAACGGCTACCCATGTCCGGCAATACCCTCGGCAAGCTTTTCACTGTCACGACCTTCGGCGAATCGCACGGTCCCGCGATCGGCTGCGTGATCGACGGCTGCCCGCCGGGAATGGAACTGACGGAAGCCGACATCCAGCTCGAACTCGATCGCCGCAAGCCGGGCACCTCGCGCCACGTCACGCAGCGCCAGGAGCCGGATGCGGTCGAGATCCTCTCGGGCGTGTTCGAGGGGCGCACCACCGGCACCCCGATCGCGCTGCTGATCCGCAACACCGACCAGCGCAGCAAGGACTACGGCAATATCGTCGAGACCTTCCGCCCCGGCCATGCCGACTACACCTACTGGCAGAAATACGGCATCCGCGACTATCGCGGCGGCGGCCGTTCCTCGGCGCGCCTGACCGCGCCGATCGTCGGCGCCGGAGCGGTGGCGAAGAAGTGGCTGCGCGAGCGCTTCGGCATCGAGGTGCGCGGCTACATGAGCGCGCTCGGCGCGATCGAGGTGCCGTTCGTCGACTGGTCGCATGTGCGCGAGAACCCGTTCTTCGCGCCGAACGCCGAGATCGTCCCGCAGCTCGAGGACTACATGGACGCGCTGCGCAAGGATGGCGACTCGATCGGCGCGCGCATCGACGTGGTCGCCTCGGGCGTGCCGGTGGGCTGGGGCGAGCCGCTCTACGACCGCCTCGACGCCGATATCGCGCACGCCATGATGGCCATCAACGCGGTGAAGGGCGTGGAGATCGGCGCCGGCTTCGCCAGCGTCGCCCAGCGCGGCTCGGAGCACGGCGACGAGCTGACCCCGCAGGGTTTCGTCGGCAATCACGCGGGCGGCATTCTCGGCGGCATCTCGACCGGCCAGGACCTGACCGTGTCGATCGCCATCAAGCCGACTTCCAGCATTCGCACGCCGCGCCGCTCGATCACCAAGGCCGGCGAGCCGGCCGTGGTCGAGACCTTCGGCCGGCACGACCCCTGCGTGGGCATTCGCGCCACGCCGATCGCCGAATCGATGCTGGCGCTGGTGCTGATCGATCACGCGCTGCGCCATCGTGCGCAATGCGGCGACGTCGTCACCGAGACGCCGAGGATCGCGCCGGAAGCGCCGTAACGGCACAATACACCGGGGCTCGCGCCGGGCAGGGCGCCTGGCACCGGCGACAATGAAAAAAGGGCATCGCGATTCGCTTCGCGATGCCCTTTTCGCTTGCGGCCGGCGCCGAGGCCGGCCGATCCGCTTACATGTTCGGGTAGTTCGGGCCGCCGCCGCCTTCCGGCGTGACCCACACGATGTTCTGCGTCGGGTCCTTGATGTCGCAGGTCTTGCAGTGCACGCAGTTCTGCGCGTTGATCACCAGGCGGTCGCTGCCGTCGTCGTTCTTCGTGAACTCGTAGACGGCGGCCGGGCAGAAGCGCGCCTCGGGCCCGGCATAGGTGTGCAGGTTCACGTTGACCGGCACGCTCGCGTCCTTCAGCGTCAGGTGGGCCGGCTGGTTCTCCTCGTGGTTGGTGTTCGAGATGAACACCGAGGAGAGCCGGTCGAAGGTCAGCTTGCCGTCGGGCTTCGGATAGCTGATCGGCGTGCACTGCGAGGCAGGTTTCAGCATCTCGTGGTCGGCGTGCTGGTGATGCAGGGTCCAGGGCACGTTGCCGCCCAGCACCTTCTGCTCGAGGCCGACCATCAGCGTGCCCAGGTAGAGCCCCTTGGCCATCCATTGCTTGAAGTTGCGCGCCTTGTAGAGCTCGGTGTGCAGCCAGGATTGCTTGAAGGCTTCCGGGTAGGCCACCAGTTCGTCGCGCTCGCGGCCGGCCTGGACCGCCTCGAAGGCCGCGTCGGCGGCCAGCATGCCGGTCTTGATCGCCGCGTGGCTGCCCTTGATGCGCGAGGCGTTCAGGAAGCCCGCGTCGTCGCCGATCAGCGCGCCGCCCGGGAACACCGTCTTGGGCAGCGACACCAGCCCGCCCGCGGTGATCGCGCGCGCGCCGTAGGACACGCGCTTGCCGCCTTCCAGGAACTTGCGGATTTCCGGGTGCGTCTTGTAGCGCTGGAATTCCTCGAACGGCGACAGGTAGGGGTTGCTGTAGCCGAGCCCGACCACGAAACCGACCACCACCTGGTTGTTGTCCATGTGATACAGGAAGGAGCCGCCATAGGTGTCCGAGGCGAGCGGCCAGCCGGCGGTGTGGATCACCAGGCCCGGCTTGTGCTTGGCCGGGTCGATCTCCCACAGCTCCTTGATGCCGATCCCGTAGGCTTGCGGGTCGCTGTTCGCGTCGAGCCGGAACCGGTCGATCAACTGGCGGCCCAGGTGGCCGCGGCAGCCCTCGGCGAACAGCGTGTACTTGGCATGCAGTTCCATGCCGAGCTGGAAGTTCTCGGTCGGCTCGCCGTCCTTGCCGATGCCGAGATTGCCGGTCGCCACGCCCTTCACCGAGCCGTCCTCGTGATAGAGGATTTCCGCGGCGGGGAAGCCTGGGAAGATCTCGACGCCCAGCGCCTCGGCCTGCTGGCCGAGCCAGCGCGTGACGTTGCCCAGGCTGATCACGTAGTTGCCGTGGTTCTTGAAATTGTCGGGCAGGGCCCAGTTCGGCACCGACTTGGCGCCGGTCTCCGAGAGGAACAGGAAGCGATCCTCGCTCACCTCGACGTTGAGCGGCGCGCCTTTTTCCTTCCAGTCGGGGAACAGTTCGCCGATCGCGCGCGGGTCCATCACGGCACCTGACAGGATATGAGCGCCGATTTCCGAGCCCTTCTCGAGCACGCAGACGTTGATCTCGCCGCCTTTCCCGGCCGCCAGCTGCTTCAGGCGGATCGCCGCCGACAGCCCGGCCGGGCCGCCGCCGACGATCACGACGTCGTATTCCATCGATTCTCGTGGACCGTATTGCTCGATGAGGCTTGCGGGGGTCATTGGCGTTCCTCTAACCGTTAGAATGCTTTTTAATTGGGAGCGTATTGTCGGCCAAATAAAACGATTGCCGCAACAGAATGCGGCTAGATTAGCACGATCGTTCTATTTATATGATAAGGTTCACGCCCGGCAGCAAGCTGCGTGCCGGGCCATCCAGCAAGGAGCAGTGATGGGTCGTTCGATCAATCTGGAAGGCAAGGTGGCGATGGTGACGGGCGCGTCCAGCGGCCTGGGCCAGCGTTTCGCGCAGGTATTGTCGGAAGCGGGGGCGAAGATCGTGCTCGCCAGCCGCCGGGTCGAGCGCTTGAAGGAATTACGCGCCCAGATCGAGGCGGCGGGCGGCGCGGCGCATGTGGTCTCGCTCGACGTGACCGATCATCAGAGCATTCGCGCGGCGGTCGCGCATGCCGAGACGGAAGCCGGCACGATCGACATCCTGGTCAACAATTCCGGCGTCTCGACCATGCAGAAGCTGGTCGACGTGACGCCCGAGGATTTCGGCTACGTGTTCGATACCAACACGCGCGGCGCGTTCTTCGTGGCCCAGGAAGTGGCCAAGCGCATGATGATGCGCGGCAATGGCCACGGCAAGCCGCCGTACCGGATCATCAACATCGCCTCGGTGGCGGGCCTGCGGGTGCTGCCGCAGATTGGCCTGTACTCGATGAGCAAGGCCGCGGTGGTGCACATGACGCGCGCCATGGCCAACGAATGGGGGCGCCACGGCATCAACGTGAACGCCATCTGCCCGGGCTACATCGATACCGAAATCAATCATTACCTGTGGGATACCGAGCAGGGCCAGAAGCTGCAGTCGATGCTGCCGCGGCGCCGGGTCGGCAAACCGCAGGATCTCGACGGCCTGCTTTTGCTGCTGGCGGCCGACGAGTCGCAGTTCGTCAACGGCTCGATCATCTCGGCCGACGACGGATTCGGGCTCGCATGAAGCGGTTGTTTGTCTGTCGTGGGAAGCAGTGAGATGAGCGAGTACGTACCCGTTTTCGAAATGTCGATGCCGATCCGCTGGGGTGACATGGACGCGTTCGGCCATGTCAACAACACGGTCTATTTCCGCTACATGGAGCAGGCCCGGATCTCCTGGTTCGAGCAGTTGGGCATCGCAGGCGGCAATGGCGAGGGGCAGGGGCCGGTGATCGTCACCGCCTCGATGGAGTTCCTCAAGCAGCTGCACTACCCGGGCGACGTGATCGCGCGGATGACGGCCGCCAAGCCCGGCCGCAGCAGCTTCGACACCGGCTTCGAGCTGAGCCGCGCCGACGATCCCAGCCAGCTCTACGCGCGCGGCAACGCGCGCTGCGTGTGGGTCGACTACGCGCTGGGCAAGTCCACGCCGCTGCCGGAGCTGCTGCGCGAGACCATCGAATCGGCGCTGCGCCAGCGCGTCGCGTAAGCCGGCGTTCCTTCCTTCCCGCCGTGACGGCGTGCCCGATGCGGCACGCCGGCCGCGGCCTCACTGGCCGAGCAGGCGCTGCATCAGCTCGGCGGTGTTTCCCGTTCCGTACTTGCGCATCAGCCGCGCCCGGTAGATGTCGACCGTGCGCGAGCTGATCTCCAGCACCCGGCCGATCTGCTTGCTGGTCTTGCCGGTGGCCAGCTGCGCGGCGATCTCGCGCTCGCGCGGCGTCAGCTCGACGGACACGCGGCGCGTCGCGCTCAGATCCTCGAAGGTCCAGATGCCGTCGGCCAGCGGCGCGGCGCGGTCGAGCGCGCGCCCGGTCACGTGGCACCAGAACAGGTCGCCGTCGGCGCGCTTCATGATGCGCTCGTCGGCGTAGCTGCCGGTCGCGCCCATCACCTTGGTGATCCGCTCGCCGATGCGCTGGAATTCGTCCGGCGAGGGGTAGAGCACGCGATACGACTGGCCGATCAGGTCGGCGCGCTGGCAGCGGAACATGGCGGCCAGCGCGTCGTTGCAGTCCTCGATCACGCGGTCGCGCGACAGCACGAGCCCGATCGGGGCGAGATGGAAGGCGGTCTGGTAGTCGAGTTCGGGCATCGGGCGGAAGTGGTCGGGCGCGTTCCCCGCGCCTGCGGCGAACGCTTATGTATTTTTGCGTATTGTGCCGCATCGGCCGGCCATCGTACCCTTTCCAGCAGTGACGCCCCCGGTGGCCGGCCTTCAAGGCAGGGTCATCGAGGCCTGTCTAGAATGATGCGGCGGGTTCGTCGCGCATCGCGAACCGGTTCGGCTGGTTTCCATAGAGGAAGGGACAGAAACATGAACAAGATCTACCCAGGCGCGGCTGCCGCGCTCGAGGGCATCGTCGCGGACGGCCAGACCTTCGCGGTCGGCGGCTTCGGCCTGTGCGGCATCCCCGAGGCGCTGATCGCCGCGTTGCGTGACAGCGGCGTGAACGGCATCACCTGCATCAGCAACAATGCCGGCGTCGACGGCTTCGGCCTCGGCCTGCTGCTCGAGACGCGGCAGATCCGCAAGATGATCTCGTCCTACGTGGGCGAGAACAAGGAGTTCGAGCGCCAGTACCTGGCCGGCGAACTCGAGCTGGAATTCACGCCGCAGGGCACCCTGGCCGAGAAGCTGCGCGCCGGCGGCGCCGGGATCCCGGCGTTCTTCACCAATACCGGCTTCGGCACCGTGATCGCCGAAGGCAAGGAAACGCGCCAGTTCGGCGACAAGCACTACGTGCTGGAGCCCTCGCTGACGGCCGACATCGCCCTGGTCAAGGCCTGGAAGGCCGACAAGTCCGGCAACCTGATCTATCGCCGCACCGCGCGCAATTTCAACCCGATGTGCGCGATGGCGGGGCGCATCACGGTGGCGGAAGTCGAGGAGATCGTCGAGAACGGCGAGCTCGATCCGGATCACATCCATACGCCGGGGATCTTCGTGCAGCGCCTGGTGCTGAACGCGACGCCGGAAAAACGCATCGAACAACGCGTGGTGCGCGCAAAAGGAGACTGACATGGCTTGGAATCGTGACCAGATGGCCGCGCGCGCGGCGAAGGAACTGCAGGACGGCTTCTACGTGAACCTCGGCATCGGCCTGCCGACCCTGGTGGCCAACCACGTGC contains:
- a CDS encoding LuxR C-terminal-related transcriptional regulator; its protein translation is MPELDYQTAFHLAPIGLVLSRDRVIEDCNDALAAMFRCQRADLIGQSYRVLYPSPDEFQRIGERITKVMGATGSYADERIMKRADGDLFWCHVTGRALDRAAPLADGIWTFEDLSATRRVSVELTPREREIAAQLATGKTSKQIGRVLEISSRTVDIYRARLMRKYGTGNTAELMQRLLGQ
- a CDS encoding CoA transferase subunit A, encoding MNKIYPGAAAALEGIVADGQTFAVGGFGLCGIPEALIAALRDSGVNGITCISNNAGVDGFGLGLLLETRQIRKMISSYVGENKEFERQYLAGELELEFTPQGTLAEKLRAGGAGIPAFFTNTGFGTVIAEGKETRQFGDKHYVLEPSLTADIALVKAWKADKSGNLIYRRTARNFNPMCAMAGRITVAEVEEIVENGELDPDHIHTPGIFVQRLVLNATPEKRIEQRVVRAKGD